From the Desulfonatronum thiodismutans genome, the window CTGAAGCGCATTTGTCGCGGGACACGAGGATGTCCAGACGACCGTTCCCCGGGGCTTTATTAGCCCCATCACGGACTATGCGGAATCACCCTTCTCCCTGGTCCAGGCTGCGCGGCCTGGAGCCGCTGAGTTTGTGCGACTGGCCGGGTCGCGTCTGCGCCGTGCTGTTTCTCGGCGGCTGCGACCTGCGTTGCCCCACGTGCCACAACTTCCATCTGGCCTGGAATTCCGAAGACGATCCCTGTATCTCTCGCGACCGAGCTCTCGGCTTTCTCGACCAGCGAGCCCCCTGGCTGGACGGCCTCGTGGTCACCGGCGGAGAGCCGGCTTTGTCCACGGACCTTCCCGAATGGCTCGCCGAATTGCGGGCCCGATCGGGCTTACCCGTCAAGCTGGATACCAACGGCATGCATCCCGACGTCGTGGAGCGTATTCTGGACATCCAGGCCGCGGACCTGTTGGCCGTGGACCTCAAAGGGCCGTGGTCCAAATATCCCGTGTTGACCGGCAACAAAATCACCGCCCGTGAAGCCAAGGCCACCCTGGGCCGGATTTTCAAATTGGCCGAACGCCATCCCAAACACTTTCTGTTCAGAACCACCCTGGTCCCCCTGTTGACGCCGGAGGACCTCCTTGAAACCAGATCTCTCCCTCCCTCCGGATTTCTCTTGCAAACCCAACCTTTTCGCCAACCATCCCGCCCTTTCCAGGGCTATCATCCCAAGGAGCAACCATGCTGACCCACATCTGCAAACGTGACGGACGCACCGAAACCTGGGCCGTGGACCGAATCGCCGCAGCTATCCTTAAGGCACTGAAATCCTGCGGAATCCAAGATGCAATCTTGGCCGACCGCATGGCCCGCAAGGTGGAGGAACGCCTTTCCGAGGCCGGTCTGACCGTTCCGGACCAGGAACAGGTGCAGGATCAGGTCGAGGCGGTTCTGATGCAGTCCCGGCTGTTCGACGTGGCCAAGCGCTATATCCTGTACAGGGAAAAACGCCGCCAAATCCGGGAACAAAAGGCCGCGTTCCTGGACATCATGGACACCATCGACGCCTACGTGAACAAGTCCGACTGGCGGGTGGCTGAAAACGCCAACATGTCCCACTCTTTCCAGGGCCTGATGCTGCACCTTTCCGGCACGGTCCAGGCCCGATACGCCCTGGAAAAATACCCCTTGGAAGTGCGTCAGGCCCATGAACACGGCTACCTGCACATCCACGACCTGTCCTTCGGCCTGGCCGGATACTGCGCCGGATGGAGCCTGCGGGATCTGCTGCTGGAAGGCTTCAATCTGGAGGGTCGCTCCTCATCCGGTCCGCCGAAGCATTTCGACTCCGCCCTGGGCCAGATGGTCAACTTCCTGGGCACCCTGCAAAACGAATGGGCCGGGGCTCAGGCCTTCAACAACGTGGACACCTATCTCGCGCCCTTTATCCGTCAAGACGAACTGGACTACCGTCAGGTTCGCCAAGCCATTCAGAAATTCGTGTTCAATCTGAACACCACGTCCCGCTGGGGCGGCCAGAGCCCGTTCACCAATTTGAGCTTCGACTTGGCCCCGCCCAAACACCTGGCATCCGAAGCAGTGATCATCGGCGGCCGGCTCCACGACAGCCAGACCTACGCGGACTTCGGCCCGGAGATGGAGATGATCAACCGGGCTTTTCTGGAAGTCATGCTTCAGGGTGACTACCATGGCCGCATCTTCTCCTTTCCCATCCCGACCTACAACGTGACCGAGGACTTTCCCTGGGAAACCGAGGTGGGCGAGCTGCTGCTCCAACTTACTGCCAAATATGGAGTTCCATACTTTCAGAACTTCATCAATTCGGACTTCAAGCCCGAGGACGTCCGCTCCATGTGCTGCCGGTTGCAGATGGATCTGCGCGAACTGCGCAAGAAGGTCGGGGGGTTGTTCGGCGCCGGGGACCTGACCGGCTCCATCGGCGTGGCCACCCTGAATCTGCCCAAGCTGGCCTTTCTGGCCCACGACGAGGCCGACTATCTGGACTTGGTCACGGAATACGCCGAACTGGCCCGGGACAGTCTGGAGTTCAAGCGCAAGCTGATCAACGACAACCTGGAACGGGGCATGTTTCCCTTCACCCGGCGCTACCTGAAAAACGCCTACCGCGGACACTTTTCCACCATCGGCGTGGTGGGCGGCCACGAGGCCTGCCAGAACCTGCTGGGCAAGGGCATCGAAACCCCGGCCGGGATCCGGCTGATGCGGACCACCCTGCTCCACCTCCAGGACCTGACCCGACGCTTCCAGGAGGAGACCGGCAACCTGTACAACCTGGAAGCCACCCCGGCCGAGGGCGTCAGCTACCGGCTGGCCAAGCTGGACAAGACGCTCTACGCCGGGATCAAAGCCTCGGGCAACGGCGTGCCGTACTACACCAACTCCACGGCCCTGCCCGTGGACCTGGGGCTGGACGTCTTCGCGGCCCT encodes:
- a CDS encoding anaerobic ribonucleoside-triphosphate reductase activating protein, encoding MRNHPSPWSRLRGLEPLSLCDWPGRVCAVLFLGGCDLRCPTCHNFHLAWNSEDDPCISRDRALGFLDQRAPWLDGLVVTGGEPALSTDLPEWLAELRARSGLPVKLDTNGMHPDVVERILDIQAADLLAVDLKGPWSKYPVLTGNKITAREAKATLGRIFKLAERHPKHFLFRTTLVPLLTPEDLLETRSLPPSGFLLQTQPFRQPSRPFQGYHPKEQPC
- a CDS encoding ribonucleoside triphosphate reductase, with the protein product MLTHICKRDGRTETWAVDRIAAAILKALKSCGIQDAILADRMARKVEERLSEAGLTVPDQEQVQDQVEAVLMQSRLFDVAKRYILYREKRRQIREQKAAFLDIMDTIDAYVNKSDWRVAENANMSHSFQGLMLHLSGTVQARYALEKYPLEVRQAHEHGYLHIHDLSFGLAGYCAGWSLRDLLLEGFNLEGRSSSGPPKHFDSALGQMVNFLGTLQNEWAGAQAFNNVDTYLAPFIRQDELDYRQVRQAIQKFVFNLNTTSRWGGQSPFTNLSFDLAPPKHLASEAVIIGGRLHDSQTYADFGPEMEMINRAFLEVMLQGDYHGRIFSFPIPTYNVTEDFPWETEVGELLLQLTAKYGVPYFQNFINSDFKPEDVRSMCCRLQMDLRELRKKVGGLFGAGDLTGSIGVATLNLPKLAFLAHDEADYLDLVTEYAELARDSLEFKRKLINDNLERGMFPFTRRYLKNAYRGHFSTIGVVGGHEACQNLLGKGIETPAGIRLMRTTLLHLQDLTRRFQEETGNLYNLEATPAEGVSYRLAKLDKTLYAGIKASGNGVPYYTNSTALPVDLGLDVFAALEHQDQLQTLYTGGTVFHTFLGEAVADPQSLRAFLVKAMSRTKLPYISITPTFSVCKDHGYLRGEHPECPECGNPAEVYTRVVGYYRPVQRWNQGKQSEYAQRRVFAGLGGECTVS